One part of the Streptomyces sp. NBC_01381 genome encodes these proteins:
- a CDS encoding NAD(P)-binding domain-containing protein: MNDIGARDAAAQQAAQEVDVVVIGAGQAGLSSAHHLRRVGFEPDRDFVVLDHSPRPGGAWQFRWPSLTYGKVHGMHSLPGMELTDADPARPSSDVIREYFDAYERRFDLRVRRPVDVHKVREGDGGRLLVETSAGTWATRALINATGTWDRPFWPRYPGQDTFRGRQLHTAVYPGPESFKGQRVIVVGGGASGTQHLMEIAPYAAETTWVTRREPVFREGPFDENWGRSAVAMVEERVRQGLAPRSVVSVTGLPVNDAIRRARADGVLDRLPMFDRITPSGVEWDDGRRVDADVILWATGFRAAIEHLAPLRLREAGGGIRLEGTRAVADPRVHLVGYGPSASTIGANRAGRAAVRDIRRLLDGVPVAV, translated from the coding sequence GTGAACGACATCGGGGCGCGGGACGCGGCCGCACAGCAGGCGGCACAAGAGGTGGACGTGGTCGTCATAGGCGCCGGGCAGGCGGGTCTGTCCAGCGCCCATCATCTGCGCAGGGTCGGCTTCGAGCCGGACCGGGACTTCGTCGTCCTGGACCACTCGCCCCGGCCCGGCGGCGCATGGCAGTTCCGCTGGCCGTCGCTCACGTACGGAAAAGTGCACGGCATGCACTCGCTGCCCGGCATGGAACTGACGGACGCCGACCCCGCGCGCCCCTCGTCGGACGTCATCCGCGAGTACTTCGACGCCTACGAGCGGCGCTTCGACCTCCGGGTGCGCCGTCCCGTCGACGTACACAAGGTGCGCGAGGGCGACGGCGGGCGGCTGCTCGTCGAGACCTCGGCCGGAACCTGGGCGACGCGGGCGCTGATCAACGCCACGGGCACGTGGGACCGGCCGTTCTGGCCGCGCTATCCGGGGCAGGACACGTTCCGTGGGCGGCAGTTGCACACGGCCGTGTATCCGGGGCCCGAGTCCTTCAAGGGGCAGCGGGTGATCGTCGTGGGCGGCGGGGCGTCAGGCACCCAGCATCTGATGGAGATCGCGCCGTACGCCGCCGAGACCACCTGGGTCACACGGCGGGAGCCCGTCTTCCGCGAGGGACCGTTCGACGAGAACTGGGGGCGCTCGGCCGTCGCCATGGTCGAGGAACGGGTGCGGCAGGGGCTCGCGCCGCGGAGCGTGGTGTCGGTGACCGGACTGCCCGTCAACGACGCCATCCGGCGGGCGCGAGCCGACGGGGTGCTGGACCGGCTGCCGATGTTCGACCGCATCACGCCGAGCGGCGTGGAGTGGGACGACGGGCGGCGGGTGGATGCCGACGTGATCCTCTGGGCCACCGGATTCCGGGCGGCGATCGAGCACTTGGCGCCGCTGCGGCTGCGCGAGGCCGGGGGCGGAATCCGCCTCGAAGGCACTCGGGCCGTCGCCGACCCCCGCGTCCACCTGGTGGGGTATGGGCCTTCGGCCAGCACGATCGGCGCGAATCGCGCGGGGCGTGCGGCGGTGCGGGACATCCGGCGGCTGCTTGACGGGGTGCCGGTCGCGGTGTGA
- a CDS encoding antibiotic biosynthesis monooxygenase, with the protein MPAPIATTFPDVRRTDAGTILVSSWIVPSPDVQSRAADLVIGEWERQERPDAMLSLTAFLSEDGGEVLNYAQWTDDDAHREWVRTRRPAAIGRVDEAVPGIERPGVVRYALHRSYVPQESAGRRPGVLVTPTFETEGPQSQRALSDAVIEMLERIRPAGLLGAHFHASKDGRRVLNYAEWEDMPAWERFAEDEGSIELRTVVGALDGVTPGGARLGVQRYFPYKSLENIPAP; encoded by the coding sequence ATGCCCGCACCGATAGCGACAACTTTCCCCGACGTCCGCCGCACGGACGCCGGCACCATCCTCGTCAGCTCCTGGATCGTGCCGTCCCCGGACGTCCAGAGCCGCGCCGCCGACCTCGTGATCGGGGAGTGGGAACGCCAGGAGCGCCCGGACGCGATGCTCTCACTGACCGCGTTCCTGAGCGAGGACGGCGGCGAAGTCCTCAACTACGCGCAGTGGACGGACGACGACGCCCATCGGGAGTGGGTGCGGACACGGCGCCCCGCAGCCATCGGCAGGGTCGACGAGGCCGTGCCCGGCATCGAACGCCCCGGCGTCGTGCGCTATGCGCTGCACCGCAGCTACGTACCGCAGGAGAGCGCGGGCCGACGCCCGGGTGTGCTCGTCACGCCCACCTTCGAGACCGAGGGGCCGCAGAGCCAGCGAGCCCTGAGCGACGCGGTCATCGAGATGCTGGAGCGGATCCGTCCCGCCGGACTGCTGGGAGCGCACTTCCATGCGAGCAAGGACGGCCGGCGGGTGCTCAACTACGCGGAGTGGGAGGACATGCCGGCCTGGGAGCGCTTCGCCGAGGACGAGGGTTCGATCGAGCTGCGCACCGTGGTCGGCGCCCTGGACGGCGTCACCCCGGGCGGAGCCCGGCTCGGCGTGCAGCGCTACTTCCCGTACAAGAGCCTGGAGAACATCCCCGCGCCCTGA
- a CDS encoding MarR family winged helix-turn-helix transcriptional regulator, translating to MNTPDADGLLAEQLLRLTRRLHRIQKRHLVPIGITPAQSRLLRTLAHCETPPRMADLAQRLEVVPRAVTSLVDGLEASELVRRVPDPTNRRVIRIELTDAGRGALRELRSARRAAAEDILAPLDAEQRAQLGGLLNALFDVPDVRRR from the coding sequence ATGAACACCCCGGACGCCGACGGCCTGCTCGCCGAACAGCTGCTGCGGCTGACCCGCAGGCTGCACCGCATCCAGAAGCGCCATCTGGTGCCGATCGGCATCACCCCGGCCCAGTCCCGTCTGCTGCGCACCCTCGCGCACTGCGAGACGCCGCCTCGCATGGCCGACCTCGCCCAGCGCCTCGAAGTGGTCCCGCGCGCGGTGACGAGCCTGGTGGACGGCCTGGAGGCGAGTGAGCTCGTCCGCCGCGTGCCCGATCCCACCAACCGCCGGGTGATCCGCATCGAGCTCACCGACGCCGGACGCGGTGCGCTCAGGGAGCTGCGCAGCGCGCGCCGGGCCGCCGCAGAGGACATCCTTGCTCCATTGGACGCCGAGCAGCGTGCGCAGCTCGGCGGCCTGCTGAACGCGCTGTTCGATGTGCCGGACGTCCGCCGCCGCTGA
- a CDS encoding FAD-binding and (Fe-S)-binding domain-containing protein: MPLLEPKPQALRPTSRAEGPAPDRVPDRRSTGTPEPLRSELSALLGADKVLTGISDLVRYASDASPYRFVPQVVVVAEDIDDVSAVLSYAHGRSREVVFRAAGTSLNGQAQGEDILVDVREHWAGVEVIGDGERARLGPGTTVVRANATLARHGRVLGPDPASAIACTIGGVVANNASGMTAGTTRNSYRTVASLTFVLPTGTVVDTAEPDADDQLAHAEPALCEGLLAIKREIEADPELTARIRAKYEIKNTNGYRLDAFLDGATPVEILRGLMVGSEGTFGFISEVVFDTLPLDRRVTTGLLFFPSLPAAAAAVPLFNEAGALAVELMDGNTLRASTRVAGVPADWGQLPKSTAALLVEFRAPDEARQEAYEAAAAQVVEGLELVAPVASVTNAFTRDAKTIGGYWKARKAFVTAVGGSRPSGTTLITEDFAVPPSRLADACEALLDLQTRHGFDAAVAGHAAHGNLHFLLAFDAGKPSDVERYAAFMDDFCRLTVERFDGSLKAEHATGRNIAPFLELEWGAKATELMWRTKQVIDPDGVLAPRIVLDRDPKAHLRGLKTIPKVELIADPCIECGFCEPTCPSEDLTTTPRQRIVLRREMMRQAAGSPVENSLVDAYGYDAVDTCAGDSTCKLACPVGIDTGALMKEFRHARHSPREERAAALAAKNFKAVEASARLAVAAADRISDRLLTTVTRAARKAVRPDLIPEWLPVIPGAAARRLPYTARVGASAVYYPACVNRIFGSPGDRSLPEALVALSTRAGRPVWIPDDVAGTCCATIWHSKGYDAGNTVMANRIVEAAWGWTAGGRLPLVVDASSCTLGIAHEVVPHLTADNRQLHQELTVVDSLVWAADELLPHLTVYRTVGSAVLHPTCSMSHLGDEAQLRTLAEACADEVVVPDDAGCCAFAGDRGMLHKELTESATRKEAAEVTARDFDAHLSANRMCEVGMDHATGRHYYSVLLELERATRP, translated from the coding sequence ATGCCGCTGCTGGAGCCGAAGCCGCAGGCCCTGCGCCCCACGTCGCGCGCGGAGGGCCCGGCCCCCGACCGGGTGCCGGACCGGCGGTCCACGGGCACTCCGGAGCCGCTGCGCTCGGAGCTGTCCGCGCTGCTCGGCGCCGACAAGGTCCTGACGGGCATCTCCGACCTGGTGCGGTACGCGTCCGATGCGAGCCCCTACCGCTTCGTGCCGCAAGTGGTGGTCGTCGCGGAGGACATCGACGACGTCTCCGCCGTCCTGTCGTACGCGCACGGCAGGAGCCGCGAGGTCGTCTTCCGCGCGGCGGGCACCTCGCTCAACGGCCAGGCGCAGGGCGAGGACATCCTGGTCGACGTGCGCGAGCACTGGGCTGGCGTCGAGGTCATCGGCGACGGGGAGCGGGCGCGGCTCGGCCCGGGGACGACGGTCGTGCGGGCCAACGCCACGCTCGCCCGGCACGGACGCGTGCTCGGCCCCGACCCGGCGAGCGCGATCGCCTGCACGATCGGCGGGGTCGTCGCGAACAACGCCTCCGGGATGACCGCGGGCACCACCCGCAACTCGTACCGCACAGTCGCATCCCTCACCTTCGTCCTGCCGACGGGCACGGTCGTCGACACGGCGGAGCCGGACGCGGACGATCAGTTGGCGCACGCCGAACCCGCCCTCTGCGAGGGCCTGTTGGCGATCAAGCGCGAGATCGAGGCGGACCCGGAGCTCACCGCCCGCATCCGCGCCAAGTACGAGATCAAGAACACGAACGGCTACCGCCTGGACGCCTTCCTGGACGGCGCCACGCCCGTGGAGATCCTGCGGGGTCTGATGGTGGGCTCCGAGGGCACCTTCGGATTCATCTCCGAGGTCGTCTTCGACACGCTCCCGCTGGACCGCCGGGTGACCACGGGCCTGCTCTTCTTCCCGTCCCTGCCGGCCGCAGCCGCGGCGGTCCCGCTGTTCAACGAGGCGGGGGCGCTGGCCGTCGAGTTGATGGACGGCAACACGCTGCGCGCGTCGACCCGTGTGGCGGGGGTGCCCGCCGACTGGGGGCAGCTCCCCAAGTCGACGGCGGCGCTCCTGGTGGAGTTCCGTGCACCGGACGAGGCGCGCCAGGAGGCGTACGAAGCTGCGGCCGCCCAGGTCGTCGAGGGGCTCGAACTGGTCGCGCCGGTCGCCTCGGTGACGAACGCGTTCACCCGCGACGCGAAGACGATCGGGGGCTACTGGAAGGCGCGCAAGGCTTTCGTGACGGCGGTCGGCGGATCACGCCCCTCCGGGACGACGCTGATCACCGAGGACTTCGCGGTGCCGCCGTCCCGACTCGCCGACGCCTGCGAGGCCCTCCTCGATCTCCAGACGCGGCACGGCTTCGACGCGGCCGTCGCGGGGCACGCCGCGCACGGCAATCTGCACTTCCTGCTCGCCTTCGACGCGGGAAAGCCGTCGGACGTGGAGCGCTATGCCGCGTTCATGGACGACTTCTGCCGGCTGACCGTCGAGCGCTTCGACGGCTCGCTGAAGGCCGAGCACGCGACGGGGCGCAACATCGCGCCCTTCCTGGAGCTCGAATGGGGCGCCAAGGCCACGGAGTTGATGTGGCGCACGAAGCAGGTCATCGACCCGGACGGGGTGCTCGCGCCGCGCATCGTCCTGGACCGCGACCCGAAGGCCCATCTCCGGGGACTGAAGACGATCCCCAAGGTGGAGCTGATCGCGGACCCGTGCATCGAGTGCGGCTTCTGCGAACCGACCTGCCCCAGCGAGGACTTGACCACGACACCGCGCCAACGGATCGTGCTGCGCCGCGAGATGATGCGCCAGGCGGCAGGATCACCGGTCGAGAACAGCCTGGTCGACGCGTACGGCTATGACGCCGTGGACACCTGCGCCGGGGACTCGACCTGCAAGCTCGCCTGCCCGGTCGGCATCGACACTGGCGCCCTGATGAAGGAGTTCCGGCACGCGCGGCACTCCCCGCGCGAGGAGCGGGCGGCCGCGCTCGCCGCCAAGAACTTCAAGGCGGTCGAGGCCTCCGCACGGCTTGCCGTGGCCGCCGCCGACCGGATCAGCGACCGGCTGCTGACCACGGTGACCCGCGCCGCGCGCAAGGCCGTACGCCCCGATCTGATCCCCGAGTGGCTGCCGGTCATCCCCGGAGCGGCCGCCCGCCGGCTCCCGTACACCGCACGCGTGGGCGCGAGCGCCGTCTACTACCCGGCGTGCGTCAACCGCATCTTCGGCAGCCCCGGTGACCGCTCGCTGCCCGAGGCGCTGGTCGCCCTCTCCACGCGCGCGGGCAGGCCGGTCTGGATTCCGGACGATGTCGCCGGGACGTGCTGCGCGACGATCTGGCACTCGAAGGGGTACGACGCGGGCAACACCGTCATGGCCAACCGCATCGTCGAGGCCGCCTGGGGCTGGACGGCGGGCGGCCGGCTGCCGCTGGTCGTGGACGCCTCGTCCTGCACGCTCGGCATCGCGCACGAAGTCGTGCCCCATCTCACCGCCGACAACCGTCAGTTGCACCAGGAGCTGACCGTCGTCGACTCCCTCGTCTGGGCCGCCGACGAGCTGCTCCCCCACCTGACCGTGTACCGCACCGTCGGCTCCGCCGTCCTGCACCCCACCTGTTCCATGAGCCACCTCGGCGACGAGGCGCAGCTGCGGACCTTGGCCGAGGCCTGCGCGGACGAGGTGGTCGTCCCGGACGACGCCGGGTGCTGCGCCTTCGCGGGCGACCGCGGCATGCTGCACAAGGAGCTGACGGAGTCGGCAACCCGCAAGGAGGCGGCGGAGGTCACCGCCCGCGACTTCGACGCCCACCTCTCGGCGAACCGCATGTGCGAGGTCGGCATGGACCATGCGACGGGCCGTCACTACTACTCCGTACTCCTGGAGTTGGAGCGCGCGACCCGTCCGTGA
- a CDS encoding LLM class flavin-dependent oxidoreductase yields MTVHLNWFLPTGGDGRTLVDRHAYTDGGVKRSRVTPVSGVRAPDIDYLIQIAKAAEQLGFEAVLTPTGTWCEDAWLTTVALAQHTERLKFLVAFRPGVISPVLAAQMAATYQRITRGRLLLNVVTGGDSTEQRRFGDHLDHDRRYARTDEFLSIVRGVWSGRPFDFDGEHYQVEGGLTALPPDPLPEIFFGGSSAAAGPVAARHTDVYLTWGEPPEQVKQKIDWIAGLAEEEGRTVRFGIRLHTISRDSAAEAWATANRMLDDLDPDTVAAAQQALGRSESVGQQRMLALHGGSRDDLEISPNLWAGVGLVRGGAGTALVGSHADVADRIEEYHSLGIEHFVLSGYPHLEEAYWFGEGVIPDLAARGLLPRIPASQLAGVPAVNGRPASAPGGAPLLVAGGR; encoded by the coding sequence ATGACTGTCCACCTCAACTGGTTCCTGCCGACCGGCGGCGACGGCCGTACCCTCGTCGACCGGCACGCCTACACCGACGGCGGCGTCAAGCGCTCCCGCGTCACTCCGGTCAGCGGAGTGCGGGCCCCCGACATCGACTATCTGATCCAGATCGCCAAGGCGGCCGAGCAGTTGGGCTTCGAGGCGGTGCTCACGCCGACCGGAACGTGGTGCGAGGACGCCTGGCTGACGACGGTCGCGCTCGCCCAGCACACCGAGCGGCTTAAGTTCCTGGTGGCGTTCCGGCCCGGTGTCATCTCCCCCGTGCTCGCCGCGCAGATGGCGGCCACGTATCAGCGCATCACGCGGGGACGGCTGCTCCTGAACGTCGTCACGGGCGGCGACTCCACCGAGCAGCGGCGCTTCGGCGATCATCTCGACCACGATCGCCGGTACGCCCGTACCGACGAGTTCCTCTCGATCGTCCGGGGAGTCTGGAGCGGCCGGCCCTTCGACTTCGACGGCGAGCACTACCAGGTGGAGGGCGGCCTCACCGCGCTGCCGCCGGACCCGCTGCCCGAGATCTTCTTCGGTGGTTCGTCGGCGGCGGCCGGTCCTGTCGCGGCGCGGCACACGGATGTGTATCTGACGTGGGGCGAGCCGCCGGAGCAGGTCAAGCAGAAGATCGACTGGATCGCCGGGCTCGCCGAGGAGGAGGGGCGCACGGTCCGTTTCGGGATCCGACTGCACACGATCTCCCGCGACTCCGCCGCCGAGGCATGGGCCACGGCGAACCGGATGCTCGACGATCTCGACCCGGACACGGTCGCCGCCGCGCAGCAGGCGCTCGGCCGCAGCGAGTCCGTGGGCCAGCAGCGGATGCTCGCGCTGCACGGCGGTTCCCGAGACGACCTGGAGATCTCGCCCAATCTGTGGGCCGGGGTCGGTCTGGTGCGGGGCGGCGCGGGCACGGCCCTGGTGGGCAGTCACGCGGATGTGGCCGACCGGATCGAGGAGTACCACTCCCTCGGCATCGAGCACTTCGTCCTGTCGGGCTATCCGCACCTGGAGGAGGCGTACTGGTTCGGGGAGGGCGTGATCCCCGACCTTGCGGCGCGCGGGCTGCTGCCGCGCATTCCGGCCTCGCAGCTGGCCGGGGTTCCCGCGGTGAACGGACGTCCGGCGTCCGCTCCGGGGGGTGCGCCGCTGCTGGTGGCCGGAGGCCGCTGA
- the mltG gene encoding endolytic transglycosylase MltG has protein sequence MQTKTPRRGAIRLTRRGWIALIATGAVVAATAVAVPLLLPDDKPTRPESLTIPEGWRSGQVYGAIDKVLGVPSGTTKKSLPKAGLKLPGDAGGNPEGYLFPATYPISSRSTPASVLSYMVNTATKRFNGGKVTAGADRKAVNIYQTVTIASMIEAEAGSKADMGKVARVIYNRLDQGMPLQLDSTINYALNRSTLDTRDSDTKINSPYNTYVRMGLPPTPIGNPGEEAVRAATSPAQGDWLYFVTVKPGDTRFTSSFEEQQKNVAEFNKHKKSAS, from the coding sequence CTGCAGACCAAGACTCCGCGCCGGGGCGCGATTCGACTGACGCGTCGGGGCTGGATCGCCCTGATCGCGACCGGAGCCGTCGTGGCCGCCACCGCCGTGGCGGTGCCGCTTCTCCTCCCGGACGACAAGCCGACGCGCCCCGAGTCGCTGACCATCCCCGAGGGCTGGCGATCGGGCCAGGTGTACGGCGCCATCGACAAGGTGCTCGGGGTGCCGTCGGGCACCACGAAGAAGAGCCTGCCCAAGGCGGGCCTCAAACTCCCCGGTGACGCGGGCGGCAACCCCGAGGGGTATCTCTTCCCGGCGACCTATCCGATCAGTTCCCGGTCGACTCCGGCGTCCGTCCTGTCGTACATGGTGAACACGGCGACCAAGAGGTTCAACGGCGGCAAGGTCACGGCGGGCGCCGACCGGAAAGCGGTGAACATCTACCAGACCGTCACCATCGCGAGCATGATCGAGGCCGAGGCCGGCTCCAAGGCGGACATGGGGAAGGTGGCCCGGGTCATCTACAACCGCCTCGACCAGGGCATGCCCCTGCAGTTGGACTCGACGATCAACTACGCCCTGAACCGGTCGACGCTGGACACCCGCGACAGCGACACAAAGATCAACAGCCCGTACAACACCTACGTGCGCATGGGGCTGCCGCCCACCCCGATCGGCAACCCCGGCGAGGAGGCCGTGCGTGCGGCGACGAGCCCGGCACAGGGCGACTGGCTGTACTTCGTGACGGTGAAGCCGGGCGACACCCGCTTCACGTCGAGCTTCGAGGAGCAGCAGAAGAACGTGGCGGAGTTCAACAAGCATAAGAAGTCGGCCAGTTAG
- a CDS encoding ABC transporter substrate-binding protein, with protein sequence MRRHHAAPALLLPLALLLAACSGTSSAGTSAGGAGGGTDGKGSLTLNVGDQKGGSEAVLRAAGELDDLNYKIRWSTFTSGPPLLEAVNAKAVDIGAVGNTPPVFAAGAGSKISVVAASHGTAAGEAILVPNDSPLKKPQDLKGKSVAVAQGSSAHFQLIASLKEAGLAFKDVKVKYLQPADALAAFTSGKVDAWAVWDPYTSQVLQGKKGRVLTDGDGVVNGLNFQVAAPGALGDKKKSAAIADYLKRLRKAQDWVHDHPEAWAKVWAKDTGLPYEVALDAVKRSNGTRVSVAVDKNAIASEQDIADTFTDLKLIPRRIDFGDFVDTRFNGDLPPSTSKPRTYGKES encoded by the coding sequence ATGCGACGACACCATGCCGCCCCCGCTCTGCTCCTCCCCCTGGCCCTGCTGCTCGCCGCCTGCTCCGGCACCTCGTCCGCCGGCACATCGGCGGGCGGCGCGGGCGGCGGCACCGACGGAAAGGGCTCGCTCACCCTCAACGTCGGTGACCAGAAGGGCGGTTCGGAGGCCGTGCTGCGCGCGGCCGGGGAACTCGACGACCTGAACTACAAGATCCGCTGGTCGACCTTCACCTCCGGACCGCCGCTCCTGGAGGCCGTCAACGCCAAGGCCGTCGACATCGGCGCCGTCGGCAACACGCCGCCGGTCTTCGCGGCGGGCGCCGGCTCGAAGATCTCCGTGGTGGCCGCCAGTCACGGCACGGCGGCGGGCGAGGCGATTCTCGTCCCGAACGACTCGCCCCTGAAGAAGCCGCAGGACCTCAAGGGCAAGTCCGTGGCCGTGGCGCAGGGTTCGTCGGCGCACTTCCAGTTGATCGCGTCCCTGAAGGAGGCCGGGCTCGCCTTCAAGGACGTCAAGGTCAAATATCTGCAGCCGGCCGACGCACTGGCCGCGTTCACCAGCGGCAAGGTGGACGCGTGGGCCGTCTGGGACCCGTACACCTCGCAGGTCCTGCAGGGGAAGAAGGGCCGCGTCCTGACCGACGGCGACGGAGTGGTGAACGGCCTCAACTTCCAGGTGGCCGCGCCCGGCGCGCTGGGGGACAAGAAGAAGTCCGCGGCCATCGCCGACTACCTGAAGCGGCTGCGCAAGGCGCAGGACTGGGTCCACGACCACCCTGAGGCGTGGGCGAAGGTCTGGGCGAAGGACACCGGTCTTCCGTACGAGGTCGCGCTCGACGCGGTCAAGCGCAGCAACGGCACCCGGGTCTCGGTGGCCGTGGACAAGAACGCGATCGCCTCCGAGCAGGACATCGCGGACACCTTCACCGATCTGAAGCTGATTCCGCGCCGCATCGACTTCGGCGACTTCGTCGACACCCGCTTCAACGGCGACCTGCCGCCCTCCACCAGCAAGCCGCGCACCTACGGCAAGGAGTCCTGA
- a CDS encoding ABC transporter ATP-binding protein, whose amino-acid sequence MRHDEPRWTPQPPLVPGQEEQPRQIRRILRLFRPYRGRLAIVGLLVGAASLVSVATPFLLREILDTAIPQGRTGLLSLLALGMILSAVVTSVFGVLQTLISTTVGQRVMHDLRTAVYGRLQSMSLAFFTRTRTGEVQSRIASDIGGMQATVTSTATSLVSNLTSVVATIVAMLALDWRLTVVSLLLLPVFVWISRRVGRERKKIATQRQKQMAAMAATVTESLSVSGILLGRTMGRADSLTKSFADESEQLVDLEVRSNMAGRWRMAVITIVMAAMPAVIYWTAGLAFQLGGPTVSIGTLVAFVSLQQGLFRPTVSLLSTGVQIQTSLALFQRIFEYLDLPIDITEPERPVRLDKIKGEVRFEGVEFRYDADGDTEEGRSRPILDGIDITVPAGGSLAVVGPTGSGKSTLSYLVPRLYDVTGGRVTIDGVDVRDLDFDTLARAVGVVSQETYLFHASVAENLRFAKPDATDEELIAAARAAQIHDHIASLPDAYDTVVGERGHRFSGGEKQRLAIARTILRDPPVLILDEATSALDTHTEHAVQEAIDALSADRTTLTIAHRLSTVRGADQIVVLDAGRTAERGSHEELLERDGRYAALVRRDAQLEPAT is encoded by the coding sequence ATGCGTCACGACGAACCCCGGTGGACACCGCAGCCGCCCTTGGTCCCGGGCCAAGAGGAGCAGCCTCGGCAGATCCGCCGCATCCTGCGCCTCTTCCGCCCCTATCGCGGCCGCCTCGCGATCGTCGGCCTCCTGGTCGGCGCCGCCTCCCTGGTCTCGGTCGCCACCCCCTTCCTGCTGAGGGAAATCCTCGACACCGCCATCCCGCAGGGACGGACGGGCCTGCTGAGCCTGCTCGCCCTCGGCATGATCCTCAGCGCGGTCGTCACCAGCGTCTTCGGCGTCCTGCAGACACTGATCAGCACGACGGTCGGCCAGCGCGTCATGCACGACCTGCGCACGGCCGTCTACGGCCGGCTGCAGAGCATGTCGCTCGCCTTCTTCACCAGGACCCGCACCGGTGAGGTCCAGTCCCGCATCGCCAGCGACATCGGCGGCATGCAGGCGACGGTCACCTCCACCGCCACGTCCCTGGTCTCCAACCTCACCAGCGTCGTCGCCACCATCGTCGCGATGCTCGCCCTCGACTGGCGCCTCACCGTCGTCTCGCTGCTCCTGCTGCCCGTGTTCGTGTGGATAAGCCGCCGGGTCGGCCGCGAGCGCAAGAAGATCGCCACGCAGCGCCAGAAGCAGATGGCCGCGATGGCCGCCACGGTCACCGAGTCGCTCTCCGTCAGCGGCATCCTGCTCGGCCGCACCATGGGCCGCGCCGACTCGCTCACCAAGTCCTTCGCCGACGAGTCCGAGCAACTGGTCGACCTCGAGGTCCGGTCGAACATGGCGGGGCGCTGGCGCATGGCCGTCATCACGATCGTCATGGCCGCCATGCCCGCCGTCATCTACTGGACGGCGGGCCTCGCCTTCCAGCTCGGCGGCCCGACGGTCTCGATCGGCACGCTCGTCGCCTTCGTCTCGCTCCAGCAGGGCCTGTTCCGGCCGACCGTGAGCCTGCTCTCCACCGGCGTACAGATCCAGACCTCGCTCGCGCTCTTCCAGCGCATCTTCGAGTATCTGGACCTGCCCATCGACATCACCGAGCCGGAGCGCCCCGTGCGCCTCGACAAGATCAAGGGCGAGGTCCGCTTCGAGGGCGTCGAGTTCCGCTACGACGCGGACGGCGACACCGAAGAGGGCCGCAGCCGCCCGATCCTCGACGGCATCGACATCACCGTCCCCGCGGGCGGCAGCCTGGCCGTCGTCGGCCCCACCGGCTCCGGGAAGTCGACGCTCAGCTATCTCGTGCCACGGCTGTACGACGTGACGGGCGGCCGCGTCACCATCGACGGCGTCGACGTGCGCGACCTGGACTTCGACACGCTGGCCCGCGCGGTCGGCGTCGTCTCCCAGGAGACGTACCTCTTCCACGCCTCGGTCGCCGAGAACCTGCGCTTCGCCAAGCCGGACGCCACCGACGAGGAGCTGATCGCGGCCGCCCGCGCCGCCCAGATCCACGACCACATCGCGTCCCTGCCCGATGCGTACGACACCGTCGTCGGCGAGCGCGGCCACCGCTTCTCCGGAGGCGAAAAGCAGCGCCTCGCCATCGCCCGTACGATCCTGCGCGACCCGCCCGTGCTCATCCTGGACGAGGCCACCAGCGCCCTGGACACCCACACCGAGCACGCCGTGCAGGAAGCCATCGACGCGCTGTCCGCCGATCGGACGACGCTCACCATCGCCCACCGGCTCTCGACGGTCCGCGGCGCCGACCAGATCGTCGTCCTCGACGCGGGCAGGACCGCCGAGCGCGGCAGCCACGAGGAGCTCCTGGAGCGGGACGGCCGTTACGCCGCCCTGGTCCGCAGAGACGCCCAACTGGAGCCAGCGACATGA